Proteins encoded in a region of the Planctomycetota bacterium genome:
- the modA gene encoding molybdate ABC transporter substrate-binding protein codes for MMRIRTVIMVAAGLLGCGAPREPEVQVFAAASLREVLEEIASVWSGRAGRGVRFQFEATSTLARQVEQGAPADVFAAAAPEWLDRLRPLERYDWLSNRLVLVVPREAPDPDLGKLRSLALAGEQVPAGRYARAALDRLGVRLPDRVIYGAHVRDVLSKVAQGGAEAGVVYATDARMDPRVRVGYVFPAESHPKIVYAVGLLRPGGKPFFAALREEWAQEIARRHGFAAF; via the coding sequence TGCGCATAAGGACGGTCATCATGGTCGCCGCGGGACTTCTGGGGTGCGGGGCTCCGCGCGAGCCGGAGGTGCAGGTCTTTGCGGCGGCGAGTCTGCGCGAGGTGCTGGAAGAGATCGCGTCCGTCTGGAGCGGTCGCGCCGGGCGGGGGGTGCGGTTTCAGTTCGAGGCGACCTCGACGCTGGCCCGCCAGGTGGAGCAGGGGGCGCCGGCGGACGTCTTCGCGGCGGCGGCTCCGGAGTGGCTCGACCGGCTGCGTCCGCTGGAGCGGTACGACTGGCTTTCGAACCGGCTGGTGCTCGTGGTGCCCCGGGAGGCTCCGGATCCGGATCTGGGGAAGCTCCGAAGTTTGGCTTTGGCGGGCGAACAGGTGCCGGCGGGGCGATATGCGCGCGCCGCCCTGGATCGGCTGGGGGTGCGGTTGCCGGACCGGGTGATTTATGGGGCGCACGTGCGGGACGTTCTTTCGAAGGTGGCTCAGGGCGGGGCCGAGGCGGGAGTGGTGTACGCCACGGACGCGCGGATGGACCCGCGGGTGCGGGTGGGGTATGTGTTCCCGGCCGAGAGCCATCCGAAGATCGTGTATGCCGTGGGTCTGCTCCGGCCCGGCGGGAAGCCTTTCTTTGCGGCGCTTCGGGAAGAATGGGCTCAGGAGATCGCCCGCCGTCATGGGTTCGCGGCCTTTTGA